In the Kitasatospora terrestris genome, one interval contains:
- a CDS encoding PadR family transcriptional regulator — translation MTPVFGHGRLRLYLLKLLDESPRHGYEVIRLLEERFQGLYAPSAGTVYPRLAKLEAEGLVAHSTEGGRKVYRLTDAGRAELASRQGELAELEQEIRDSVAELAGAIREDVRDSAKDLRAQLWQDAEQAPRSGRRAGDPWAGPWGDKESWQRAKDEFAQFKAQAKEQAKRAKEQERAAKEQARAAEAEAKRLREQSKAARSAAQQEALRLKKRIEEQIREHASRGDWSTGLSEGLAELTRGLGSLADAAKWGHPTAEEQLKSVRIDLDDQAPAELPDWARTDPAGDPARELERLLDRFRDRVRDAARDDGVTAARLSRAQAVLAAAVEKLDFGS, via the coding sequence ATGACCCCCGTCTTCGGCCACGGCCGGCTGCGCCTGTACCTGCTGAAGCTGCTCGACGAGAGCCCCCGGCACGGCTACGAGGTGATCCGTCTGCTGGAGGAGCGCTTCCAGGGCCTGTACGCGCCCTCGGCCGGCACCGTCTACCCCCGGCTGGCCAAGCTGGAGGCCGAGGGGCTGGTCGCGCACTCCACCGAGGGCGGCCGCAAGGTGTACCGGCTGACCGACGCGGGCCGCGCCGAGCTGGCCTCCCGGCAGGGCGAGCTCGCCGAGCTGGAGCAGGAGATCCGCGACTCGGTCGCCGAGCTCGCCGGGGCGATCCGCGAGGACGTCCGGGACAGCGCCAAGGACCTGCGTGCCCAGCTCTGGCAGGACGCCGAGCAGGCTCCCCGGTCCGGCCGCCGGGCCGGCGACCCGTGGGCCGGGCCGTGGGGCGACAAGGAGTCCTGGCAGCGCGCCAAGGACGAGTTCGCCCAGTTCAAGGCGCAGGCGAAGGAGCAGGCCAAGCGCGCCAAGGAGCAGGAGCGGGCCGCCAAGGAGCAGGCCCGCGCCGCCGAGGCCGAGGCCAAGCGGCTGCGCGAGCAGTCCAAGGCCGCGCGGTCGGCCGCCCAGCAGGAGGCCCTGCGGCTGAAGAAGCGGATCGAGGAGCAGATCCGCGAGCACGCCTCCCGCGGCGACTGGTCCACCGGCCTCAGCGAGGGCCTGGCCGAGCTCACCCGCGGCCTCGGCTCGCTCGCCGACGCCGCGAAGTGGGGCCACCCCACCGCCGAGGAGCAGCTGAAGTCGGTCCGGATCGACCTCGACGACCAGGCCCCGGCCGAGCTCCCCGACTGGGCCCGCACCGACCCCGCCGGCGACCCGGCCCGCGAGCTGGAGCGCCTGCTCGACCGCTTCCGCGACCGCGTCCGCGACGCCGCCCGCGACGACGGCGTCACCGCCGCCCGGCTGTCCCGCGCCCAGGCCGTGCTCGCCGCGGCGGTGGAGAAGCTCGACTTCGGCTCCTGA
- a CDS encoding zinc-binding dehydrogenase, protein MFAAYAARIDADDPLSGLELGELPEPQARPGWSVVTVKAATLNHHDLWSLRGVGLPAERLPMILGCDAAGVDEHGNEVVIHSVIGQSGHGVGPAEPRSILTERYQGTFAERVAVPTWNLLPKPAELSFAEAACLPTAWLTAYRMLFTNAGVKPGDTVLVQGAGGGVSTALVVLGKAAGLRVWVTGRDEAKRARAVELGADAAFESGARLPERVDAVMETVGAATWSHSVKALKPGGTIVISGATSGPSPKAAELNRIFFLELKVVGSTMGTKEELAGLLALCANTGVRPVIDSVQPLGAARDAFARLAKGDVFGKLVLTP, encoded by the coding sequence ATGTTCGCTGCCTACGCCGCACGTATCGACGCCGACGACCCGCTGAGCGGACTGGAGTTGGGCGAGCTGCCCGAGCCCCAGGCACGCCCCGGGTGGAGCGTGGTGACCGTCAAGGCCGCCACCCTCAACCACCACGACCTGTGGTCGCTGCGCGGCGTGGGCCTGCCCGCCGAGCGGCTGCCGATGATCCTCGGCTGCGACGCCGCCGGCGTCGACGAGCACGGCAACGAGGTGGTCATCCACTCGGTGATCGGCCAGAGCGGCCACGGCGTCGGCCCGGCCGAACCGCGCTCCATCCTGACCGAGCGCTACCAGGGCACCTTCGCCGAGCGCGTCGCCGTCCCGACCTGGAACCTGCTGCCGAAGCCGGCCGAGCTCTCCTTCGCGGAGGCCGCGTGCCTGCCCACCGCCTGGCTGACGGCGTACCGGATGCTGTTCACCAACGCCGGGGTGAAGCCCGGCGACACCGTGCTCGTGCAGGGCGCGGGCGGCGGCGTGTCCACCGCGCTGGTGGTGCTCGGCAAGGCCGCCGGCCTGCGGGTCTGGGTGACCGGCCGGGACGAGGCGAAGCGGGCCCGGGCCGTGGAGCTCGGCGCGGACGCCGCGTTCGAGTCCGGCGCCCGGCTGCCCGAGCGGGTGGACGCCGTGATGGAGACCGTCGGCGCCGCCACCTGGTCCCACTCCGTCAAGGCGCTCAAGCCGGGGGGCACGATCGTGATCTCCGGCGCCACCAGCGGCCCGAGCCCGAAGGCCGCCGAGCTGAACCGGATCTTCTTCCTGGAGCTCAAGGTGGTCGGCTCCACCATGGGCACCAAGGAGGAGCTGGCCGGCCTGCTGGCGCTCTGCGCCAACACCGGCGTCCGCCCGGTGATCGACTCCGTCCAGCCGCTCGGCGCGGCCCGCGACGCCTTCGCCCGCCTCGCCAAGGGCGACGTCTTCGGCAAGCTCGTCCTGACGCCCTGA
- a CDS encoding ABC transporter substrate-binding protein, translated as MYVLHNAIRTAGRVGATAVAGSVLLTACASPAPKEPNEEKLHDRLPAAVKSAGAIKIGVDLNYAPVEFKSQGNKPDGLDPDIANALGEVLGVRVEFVDTPFDKLLPGLHAKNYDVVMSAMTDNRQRREGTDETGKQVTPGVDFVDYFIAGTSIVVSKGNPQNIGSLDDLCGRTIALQRGTTQAAIIQRQTGACEKNRKPMTVKLTDSDAEALALVGSNKAVADLSDFPVAAYVAQQGQNGAQFQVAGAQLQAAPYGIALTKENSELRDALTKALDRIIRNGEYEKILNKWGVGAGAAQNAVVNGGF; from the coding sequence ATGTACGTCCTGCACAACGCCATACGCACCGCCGGCCGGGTCGGCGCCACCGCCGTCGCCGGGTCCGTCCTCCTCACCGCCTGCGCCTCTCCCGCACCGAAGGAGCCGAACGAGGAGAAGCTCCACGACCGGCTGCCGGCCGCGGTGAAGTCCGCCGGCGCGATCAAGATCGGCGTGGACCTGAACTACGCGCCGGTCGAGTTCAAGAGCCAGGGCAACAAGCCGGACGGCCTCGACCCGGACATCGCCAACGCGCTGGGCGAGGTGCTGGGAGTCCGGGTGGAATTCGTCGACACCCCGTTCGACAAGCTGCTCCCCGGGCTGCACGCCAAGAACTACGACGTCGTGATGTCGGCGATGACCGACAACCGGCAGCGCCGCGAGGGCACCGACGAGACCGGCAAGCAGGTCACCCCGGGCGTGGACTTCGTGGACTACTTCATCGCCGGCACGTCGATCGTGGTGTCCAAGGGCAACCCGCAGAACATCGGCTCGCTCGACGACCTGTGCGGCCGCACCATCGCGCTGCAGCGCGGCACCACCCAGGCGGCGATCATCCAGCGGCAGACCGGGGCCTGCGAGAAGAACCGCAAGCCGATGACCGTGAAGCTCACCGACAGTGACGCCGAGGCGCTGGCCCTGGTCGGCTCGAACAAGGCCGTCGCCGACCTCAGCGACTTCCCGGTCGCCGCGTACGTCGCCCAGCAGGGCCAGAACGGCGCCCAGTTCCAGGTCGCCGGCGCGCAGCTCCAGGCGGCGCCGTACGGCATCGCGCTGACCAAGGAGAACTCCGAGCTGCGCGACGCGCTCACCAAGGCCCTGGACCGGATCATCCGCAACGGCGAGTACGAGAAGATCCTCAACAAGTGGGGCGTGGGCGCGGGCGCGGCACAGAACGCCGTGGTCAACGGCGGTTTCTGA
- a CDS encoding ABC transporter substrate-binding protein — MTARTQRTRFLAAGAALAAGTLLLTACGSDGDKTSTASGSSAPLYSKLPADIQKAGVVKVGSEVAYAPVEFKQGEKITGIDPDLAEALGKQLGVKFQIQDAGFDTLITSLSTKRIDLIMSAMTDNKERQGKGVDFVDYFKAGTSILVQKGNPKGIKSLEDLCGQTVALQKATVNEDTAKAQSEKCKAAGKGEITIQGYEHDGEALLKLKAGAAVADLNDYPVAAYNAQTSGGGKDFEVVGEQIDPGLYGIGVSKENAQLRDAVKAGVDALIANGEYAKILDKWNVKLGAVTEATVNGGS, encoded by the coding sequence ATGACCGCTCGTACCCAGCGCACCCGTTTCCTCGCGGCTGGTGCCGCCCTGGCCGCCGGCACTCTGCTCCTCACCGCCTGTGGCAGCGACGGCGACAAGACGAGCACCGCCTCCGGCTCGTCGGCGCCGCTCTACAGCAAGCTCCCCGCCGACATCCAGAAGGCCGGCGTCGTCAAGGTCGGCTCCGAGGTCGCCTACGCGCCGGTGGAGTTCAAGCAGGGCGAGAAGATCACCGGCATCGACCCGGACCTGGCCGAGGCCCTGGGCAAGCAGCTCGGCGTGAAGTTCCAGATCCAGGACGCCGGCTTCGACACCCTGATCACCTCGCTCTCCACCAAGCGGATCGACCTGATCATGTCGGCGATGACCGACAACAAGGAGCGCCAGGGCAAGGGCGTCGACTTCGTCGACTACTTCAAGGCCGGCACCTCGATCCTGGTTCAGAAGGGCAACCCGAAGGGCATCAAGTCCCTGGAGGACCTGTGCGGCCAGACCGTCGCCCTGCAGAAGGCCACGGTCAACGAGGACACCGCCAAGGCCCAGTCCGAGAAGTGCAAGGCCGCCGGCAAGGGTGAGATCACCATCCAGGGCTACGAGCACGACGGCGAGGCCCTGCTGAAGCTGAAGGCCGGCGCCGCGGTGGCCGACCTCAACGACTACCCGGTCGCCGCGTACAACGCGCAGACCTCGGGCGGCGGCAAGGACTTCGAGGTCGTCGGCGAGCAGATCGACCCGGGTCTGTACGGCATCGGCGTCTCCAAGGAGAACGCGCAGCTGCGCGACGCGGTCAAGGCCGGCGTGGACGCCCTGATCGCCAACGGCGAGTACGCCAAGATCCTCGACAAGTGGAACGTCAAGCTCGGCGCGGTGACCGAGGCGACGGTCAACGGCGGCTCCTGA
- a CDS encoding DUF4097 family beta strand repeat-containing protein gives MTQWTVDETTKISSEEPVSTLHVRIIEGAVNVVPTDGPARLEVSELKGEPLQVTLEDGVLTVTYKDLSWGEFGDAVKSVQSAKQFFGTLRRRRKAVVSLAVPADATVKIGTISADTTVSGITGEVSVQGASGGTTLVGLSGPTHVNTVSGDVDAEDLAGELRVNTVSGALTLVAGLAEKIQAKSVSGRITLDVEATTPTDISVGTVSGAVGIRLPSLADAKVEAGTTTGQLSSAFEELTLVSSWGAKRLSGQLGSGAGRLQATTVTGPVTIQRRPDTDEDGAAAPKELPAPADLGKTDLSKEL, from the coding sequence ATGACCCAGTGGACGGTCGACGAGACGACGAAGATCAGCTCCGAGGAGCCGGTCTCCACCCTGCACGTACGGATCATCGAGGGCGCCGTCAACGTGGTGCCCACCGACGGCCCGGCCCGGCTGGAGGTCAGCGAGCTCAAGGGCGAGCCGCTCCAGGTCACCCTGGAGGACGGCGTGCTCACCGTCACCTACAAGGACCTCAGCTGGGGCGAGTTCGGCGACGCGGTGAAGTCCGTGCAGTCCGCCAAGCAGTTCTTCGGCACGCTGCGCCGCCGCCGCAAGGCCGTGGTCTCGCTGGCCGTCCCGGCCGACGCCACCGTGAAGATCGGCACGATCTCCGCCGACACGACCGTCTCCGGCATCACCGGCGAGGTCTCGGTGCAGGGCGCCAGCGGCGGCACCACGCTGGTCGGCCTCTCCGGCCCGACCCACGTCAACACCGTCTCCGGCGACGTCGACGCCGAGGACCTGGCCGGCGAGCTGCGGGTCAACACCGTCTCCGGCGCGCTCACCCTGGTCGCCGGCCTCGCCGAGAAGATCCAGGCCAAGTCGGTCAGCGGCCGCATCACCCTCGACGTGGAGGCGACCACCCCCACCGACATCTCGGTGGGCACCGTCTCCGGCGCCGTCGGCATCCGGCTGCCCTCGCTCGCCGACGCCAAGGTCGAGGCCGGCACCACCACCGGCCAGCTCTCCAGTGCCTTCGAGGAGCTCACCCTGGTCTCCAGCTGGGGCGCCAAGCGGCTCAGCGGCCAGCTCGGCAGCGGCGCCGGCCGCCTCCAGGCCACCACCGTGACCGGCCCGGTGACCATTCAGCGCCGCCCCGACACCGACGAGGACGGCGCCGCCGCGCCGAAGGAGCTCCCCGCCCCGGCCGACCTCGGCAAGACCGACCTCAGCAAGGAGCTGTGA
- a CDS encoding NAD(P)-dependent malic enzyme, giving the protein MAAEIIHPNTQDTTEDPVDAVFALHRGGKMEVRATVPVRDADDLSLAYTPGVARVCTAIAEQPELVNDYTWKSNTVAVVTDGTAVLGLGDIGPEASLPVMEGKAILFKQFGGVDAVPIALACTGVDEIVETVVRLAPSFGGVNLEDISAPRCFEIERRLQDALDIPIFHDDQHGTAIVTTAALWNAAKVTGREISSLRAVISGAGAAGIAIAKMLVAAGIGDVAVCDRKGVVHEGRGDLTDVKAEIAALTNRTGVEGSLADALNGADVFIGVSGGTVPEDVVATMAEGCFVFAMANPTPEIHPEVAHKYAAVVATGRSDFPNQINNVLAFPGIFAGALSVRATRITEGMKLAAAKALAGVVADELTPQKVIPSPFDERVAPAVTKAVAEAARAEGVARR; this is encoded by the coding sequence GTGGCAGCGGAGATCATCCACCCCAACACCCAGGACACGACCGAGGACCCGGTCGACGCCGTTTTCGCGCTCCACCGCGGCGGCAAGATGGAGGTCCGTGCCACCGTGCCGGTGCGCGACGCGGACGACCTGTCCCTCGCCTACACCCCGGGCGTCGCCCGGGTCTGCACCGCCATCGCCGAGCAGCCCGAGCTGGTCAACGACTACACCTGGAAGTCCAACACCGTCGCCGTGGTCACCGACGGCACCGCGGTGCTGGGCCTGGGCGACATCGGCCCCGAGGCCTCGCTGCCCGTGATGGAGGGCAAGGCGATCCTCTTCAAGCAGTTCGGTGGCGTGGACGCCGTCCCGATCGCGCTGGCCTGCACCGGCGTCGACGAGATCGTCGAGACCGTGGTGCGGCTCGCCCCGTCCTTCGGCGGCGTCAACCTGGAGGACATCTCGGCCCCGCGCTGCTTCGAGATCGAGCGCCGGCTCCAGGACGCCCTGGACATCCCGATCTTCCACGACGACCAGCACGGCACCGCGATCGTCACCACCGCCGCGCTGTGGAACGCCGCCAAGGTCACCGGCCGCGAGATCTCCTCGCTGCGCGCCGTGATCTCCGGCGCCGGCGCCGCGGGCATCGCCATCGCCAAGATGCTGGTCGCCGCCGGCATCGGCGACGTCGCGGTCTGCGACCGCAAGGGCGTGGTGCACGAGGGCCGCGGCGACCTGACGGACGTCAAGGCCGAGATCGCCGCGCTGACCAACCGCACCGGCGTCGAGGGCTCGCTGGCCGACGCGCTGAACGGCGCGGACGTCTTCATCGGCGTCTCCGGCGGCACCGTCCCCGAGGACGTCGTGGCGACCATGGCCGAGGGCTGCTTCGTCTTCGCGATGGCCAACCCGACCCCGGAGATCCACCCCGAGGTCGCCCACAAGTACGCGGCCGTCGTGGCCACCGGTCGCTCGGACTTCCCGAACCAGATCAACAACGTGCTCGCCTTCCCCGGCATCTTCGCGGGCGCGCTGTCGGTCCGGGCCACCCGGATCACCGAGGGCATGAAGCTGGCCGCCGCCAAGGCGCTGGCCGGTGTCGTCGCCGACGAGCTGACCCCGCAGAAGGTCATCCCGTCCCCCTTCGACGAGCGGGTCGCCCCGGCCGTCACCAAGGCCGTCGCCGAGGCCGCCCGCGCCGAGGGCGTCGCCCGCCGGTAA
- a CDS encoding amino acid ABC transporter permease → MTTPPTGPDQVPAEHVIKAIPVRHYGRWVAAVAVVALLAALIAAFAGAKIQWSITGDYLFKPEMIKGAGNTLLISVASMALGLILGVLAAVMRLSHNPVTSTVAWGYIWLFRGTPVLVQLLIWWNLALVFPTMFGTSTNEIITPFMAAFLGLGINEGAYMAEIVRAGIQSVDEGQTEAAHALGISRTKTMWRIVLPQAMRVIVPPTGNEFINMLKTSSLAYVVTYPELVTKAKDVYTSNLAVMELLFVTCFWYLVLTTIFSIGQYYLERHYAKGSTRNLPPTPLQKIKANLFSLGRAK, encoded by the coding sequence ATGACTACTCCCCCGACCGGCCCGGACCAGGTGCCCGCCGAGCACGTGATCAAGGCGATCCCGGTGCGGCACTACGGCCGCTGGGTGGCCGCGGTCGCCGTCGTCGCCCTGCTGGCCGCCCTGATCGCCGCCTTCGCCGGCGCGAAGATCCAGTGGTCCATCACCGGCGACTACCTGTTCAAGCCCGAGATGATCAAGGGCGCCGGCAACACCCTGCTGATCAGCGTCGCCTCGATGGCGCTTGGCCTGATCCTCGGTGTGCTCGCCGCCGTCATGCGGCTCTCCCACAACCCGGTCACCTCGACCGTGGCGTGGGGCTACATCTGGCTGTTCCGCGGCACCCCGGTGCTGGTCCAGCTGCTGATCTGGTGGAACCTGGCGCTGGTCTTCCCGACCATGTTCGGCACCTCCACCAACGAAATCATCACCCCGTTCATGGCGGCCTTCCTGGGCCTGGGCATCAACGAGGGCGCCTACATGGCGGAGATCGTCCGGGCCGGCATCCAGTCGGTGGACGAGGGCCAGACCGAGGCCGCCCACGCGCTCGGCATCTCCCGGACCAAGACCATGTGGCGGATCGTGCTGCCGCAGGCGATGCGGGTCATCGTCCCGCCGACCGGCAACGAGTTCATCAACATGCTGAAGACCTCCTCGCTGGCGTACGTGGTGACCTACCCCGAGCTGGTCACCAAGGCCAAGGACGTCTACACCAGCAACCTCGCGGTGATGGAGCTGCTCTTCGTCACCTGCTTCTGGTACCTGGTGCTCACCACGATCTTCAGCATCGGCCAGTACTACCTGGAGCGGCACTACGCCAAGGGCTCCACCCGGAACCTGCCGCCGACCCCGCTGCAGAAGATCAAGGCCAACCTCTTCTCCCTGGGGCGTGCCAAGTGA
- a CDS encoding CGNR zinc finger domain-containing protein, with protein sequence MELASYADFAVRLVNTEEPQRGTDALTTVDAVRGLFGTPSRAAQLADEADLPRLRAVRTRLRGVFEAAAAGEEVRAVDLLNSLMVEYPVSPVVSGHDYPDENGRPDWHLHLADNAPTAAANYTAVACMGLAIHLTELGVDRLGICQAAPCRNSYLDTSTNRSRRYCSDRCATRANVAAYRARKREEAQRAALAPQG encoded by the coding sequence GTGGAGCTCGCCTCGTACGCCGACTTCGCCGTCCGGCTGGTCAACACCGAGGAACCGCAGCGCGGCACCGACGCGCTGACCACGGTGGACGCGGTGCGCGGCCTGTTCGGCACGCCCTCGCGCGCCGCCCAGCTGGCCGACGAGGCCGACCTGCCCCGGCTGCGCGCCGTCCGCACCCGGCTGCGCGGCGTCTTCGAGGCGGCCGCGGCCGGCGAGGAGGTCCGGGCCGTCGACCTGCTCAACAGCCTGATGGTCGAGTACCCGGTCAGCCCGGTGGTCTCCGGCCACGACTACCCGGACGAGAACGGCCGGCCCGACTGGCACCTGCACCTGGCCGACAACGCGCCCACCGCCGCCGCCAACTACACCGCGGTGGCCTGCATGGGCCTGGCCATCCACCTGACCGAGCTGGGCGTCGACCGGCTCGGCATCTGCCAGGCCGCGCCCTGCCGCAACTCCTACCTCGACACCTCGACCAACCGCTCGCGCCGCTACTGCTCGGACCGCTGCGCGACCCGGGCCAACGTCGCCGCCTACCGCGCCCGCAAGCGCGAGGAGGCGCAGCGCGCCGCGCTCGCCCCTCAGGGCTGA
- a CDS encoding amino acid ABC transporter ATP-binding protein, whose translation MTDFEKSTPSNVLVRAEGVRKSYGLVEVLKGIDLEVRKGEVFCLVGPSGSGKSTFLRCINHLEKINAGRLWVDGELVGYRQKGDKLYELKDKEVALQRRDIGMVFQRFNLFPHMTALENVIEAPVQVKGQAKAAAKERGMQLLERVGLADKAKNYPSQLSGGQQQRVAIARALAMEPKLMLFDEPTSALDPELVGDVLDVMRQLAQDGMTMIVVTHEMGFAREVGDALVFMDGGVVVESGHPREVLTNPQHERTRAFLSRVL comes from the coding sequence GTGACCGACTTCGAGAAGTCCACCCCGTCGAACGTCCTGGTCCGCGCCGAGGGCGTGCGCAAGTCCTACGGCCTGGTCGAGGTGCTCAAGGGCATCGACCTGGAGGTCCGCAAGGGCGAGGTGTTCTGCCTGGTCGGCCCCTCCGGCTCCGGCAAGTCCACCTTCCTGCGCTGCATCAACCACCTGGAGAAGATCAACGCCGGCCGGCTCTGGGTCGACGGCGAGCTGGTCGGCTACCGGCAGAAGGGCGACAAGCTCTACGAGCTGAAGGACAAGGAGGTCGCCCTGCAGCGCCGTGACATCGGCATGGTGTTCCAGCGCTTCAACCTCTTCCCGCACATGACCGCGCTGGAGAACGTGATCGAGGCGCCGGTCCAGGTGAAGGGCCAGGCCAAGGCCGCCGCCAAGGAGCGGGGCATGCAGCTGCTCGAGCGGGTCGGCCTCGCCGACAAGGCGAAGAACTACCCCTCTCAGCTCTCCGGCGGCCAGCAGCAGCGCGTGGCGATCGCCCGCGCCCTGGCCATGGAGCCGAAGCTGATGCTCTTCGACGAGCCCACCTCGGCGCTCGACCCGGAGCTCGTCGGCGACGTCCTGGACGTCATGCGCCAGCTCGCCCAGGACGGAATGACCATGATCGTGGTGACCCACGAGATGGGCTTCGCCCGCGAGGTCGGCGACGCGCTGGTCTTCATGGACGGCGGCGTCGTGGTCGAATCCGGTCACCCGCGCGAGGTGCTCACCAATCCGCAGCACGAGCGCACCCGCGCCTTCCTCTCCCGGGTGCTCTGA
- the sodX gene encoding nickel-type superoxide dismutase maturation protease produces the protein MRYRTPFGLVDISGPSMRRTLFDGDRVLVRYGAPLRPGAVALFRHPHRRDLLVVKRAAQRRADGWWMLSDNPLVASDSREYGPVPDALVLGRVLLRVWPRPGGVTARPPQP, from the coding sequence GTGCGATACCGGACACCGTTCGGGCTGGTCGACATCAGCGGTCCCTCGATGCGGCGCACCCTGTTCGACGGCGACCGGGTCCTGGTCCGCTACGGCGCGCCGCTGCGGCCCGGCGCGGTGGCGCTGTTCCGGCACCCGCACCGCCGGGACCTGCTGGTGGTCAAGCGCGCGGCGCAGCGGCGGGCCGACGGCTGGTGGATGCTCTCCGACAACCCGCTGGTGGCCAGCGACAGCCGGGAGTACGGCCCCGTCCCGGACGCCCTGGTGCTCGGCCGGGTGCTGCTGCGGGTGTGGCCGAGGCCGGGCGGGGTGACGGCCCGGCCGCCTCAGCCCTGA